The Pseudorasbora parva isolate DD20220531a chromosome 19, ASM2467924v1, whole genome shotgun sequence genomic sequence AACCAGTTGTTATAGTTAATAATTTAAAACGCCATTGAGGTTCTGTTTCAGGCTTGGCACAATTTCccactgcaaaaaataaataaaaataataataattagagaTATTTTTTAACTGTTGAACTGAGTGGAGGCACTTTAACTGTAATTGTTTGTGATCAGTAATACCTGTCATGTTCTTTTTCTACATATTGAGAGACTTGTATTATGTTTCATCAGTTATTGCAGAAGCACCATTACTGTATGAAGGTCATTCTTCACATATTCACTCAAGACTGAATTTATGGTGATATTTACCCCAATCTCCTGAAACTGGTTCTGTCAGACTGCTGTGATTGACCAGACAGTCACAAGATCCTTCTCGGTCTTTGTCGATCTTCACACTGGTTCTCATCTGAAAGGTTTGATCATCGTTTGGTCTGATTTCAGAAGATGTTTGATCCTCAAGTTTAGTTGTGTTCAATCTGATCTCCATCTGAACATCTCTGGGGTAGAAACCAGTGGCCAGACACGTCAGAACCAGCTTATTCTGATCATCAGGAGCTTTACTCGGAAAGATGTGAACATCTGGAGAACCTGGAGAGGAAAATATTAAcgcattgattgattgattgacttttATTATCTCGAAGGAAATATGTCTTGGACACATACAAAACATTGACTGgtgtttaaaaacaataaaaaatacatgACTGTCACTTATACACACGCACTACACACAATACCTGCAATAAATACACAGACTACCATCAAACAACCAACTGCACATTGCCCTTTAAACTACACACCTAAAGTTTAAAATACATCTCAGATAACCCTCATAAACTATATGAGGTATAAATACATCattttaatattgtgttggttcccCTTTTttcagccctgacccgtcgaggcatggactccactagacccctgaaggtgtgctgtggtatctggaaccaagatgttagcagcagatcctttaagtcctgtaagttgtgaggtctccatggatcagacttgtttgttcagcacatcccacagatgctcgattggattgagatttggggaatttggaggccaagtcaacgcctcaaactcgctgttgtgctcctcaaaaaatcctgaagcatttgtgctttgtgtcaggagcattatcctgctggaagagccactgccaccagaataccgtttccatgaaaggctgaacatggtctcagcaatgcttacgtaggtggagcgtgtcaaagtaacatccacatggatggaggacccaaggtttctccaaggaaggaccagtggtgAACCAGCTACATTGATCGTTAAATTATGAGTACGGTAAATGATCACAATTCGCCAAAGTGAATGGGTTAAGGGTGAAGGGCTGCTGATGTTTCACTGACAAAAGTGAAGTAATCACAACTTACTCTTGTTAGTGTTGATAAATGTTGAGATCCAGTCAGTGCAGTTCTGGAGGTAATGTTTGATGAATATGTTGCGTCCTGTTTGACGATCCCAATGGACTTTGGTTCTTTTGGCTTTGGGGCTTTTATCAATCCACTGCTCAGTGTCAGAATTAAAGGATATAAGATCCTCTCCATCAAATCCATATTCATCAAAGACAGTCAGACTCACTGATCCATCAGGAAGTTTCTCCAGTTCACAGCCAATTATTCTCTGAAGAACATGAAGCTCTACAATCACAGAACAACACTCATGAGAAACGTACAGTAAATATAATGTGTGCTCATTAATAAGAGTAAAGCATGAATCTCACCAGAACACTGTGAGTCTGTGCAGTCTGACAGAGTCCT encodes the following:
- the LOC137047424 gene encoding H-2 class I histocompatibility antigen, L-D alpha chain-like, whose protein sequence is MFHTNVFKVIFLIWRILCFLMFLSPLSDALKERHFLHYKFTVLTRADTFPEFSAVCVCDDRQISHFSDEERVWIRAENWTKAPGEPSDHRDWFIHQIRTLSDCTDSQCSELHVLQRIIGCELEKLPDGSVSLTVFDEYGFDGEDLISFNSDTEQWIDKSPKAKRTKVHWDRQTGRNIFIKHYLQNCTDWISTFINTNKSSPDVHIFPSKAPDDQNKLVLTCLATGFYPRDVQMEIRLNTTKLEDQTSSEIRPNDDQTFQMRTSVKIDKDREGSCDCLVNHSSLTEPVSGDWGKYHHKFSLE